The following coding sequences are from one Merismopedia glauca CCAP 1448/3 window:
- a CDS encoding DivIVA domain-containing protein, with translation MLRPPSAPPSITSIAPDDGLIAEETQNPVERVNLEIQAELDRLEEMILECPRLPIVGKTLVDEDKLLDTLDQIRLNLPAVFRKAEAITHHKEEIFRQAEQYAREIVETAEKRAEEILDELGLVRRAELEVQDIRQRVQEECESLQKQTLSEIAMMRLQAQQEIEQMRQIAIAEREDIQNQADEYADRVLASIEENLQSITAVVRGGREQLQEDLGEIRAKAQDNERLSNHAAQNGKKSQQKSKQKKKTAELPDKSTVNPHKEA, from the coding sequence ATGTTACGCCCCCCTTCCGCCCCCCCCAGCATCACATCCATTGCCCCTGACGATGGATTAATCGCCGAAGAAACACAAAATCCAGTAGAGCGAGTAAATTTAGAAATTCAAGCGGAACTAGATCGGCTGGAAGAAATGATCTTGGAGTGTCCCCGCCTACCGATAGTTGGCAAAACCCTAGTTGATGAAGACAAGCTATTAGATACCTTAGATCAAATTCGGCTGAATTTACCAGCAGTTTTTCGGAAAGCTGAAGCCATTACCCATCATAAAGAAGAAATCTTTCGTCAAGCTGAACAGTATGCTAGAGAGATTGTGGAAACTGCCGAAAAGCGGGCTGAAGAAATTTTAGATGAGTTGGGTTTAGTGAGACGGGCGGAATTGGAAGTCCAAGATATTCGCCAGAGAGTGCAGGAAGAATGCGAAAGTTTGCAAAAACAAACCTTATCTGAGATTGCCATGATGCGTTTGCAAGCGCAACAAGAAATTGAGCAAATGCGACAAATAGCGATTGCCGAACGAGAAGATATTCAAAACCAAGCTGATGAATATGCTGATCGCGTTTTAGCTAGTATTGAAGAAAATCTGCAAAGCATTACGGCAGTTGTTCGTGGTGGTAGAGAACAATTACAAGAAGATTTAGGAGAAATTAGAGCTAAGGCTCAAGACAATGAGCGTTTATCTAATCATGCCGCTCAAAATGGTAAAAAATCTCAGCAGAAGTCCAAGCAAAAGAAGAAAACGGCTGAATTACCCGACAAATCCACTGTTAATCCCCATAAAGAAGCTTAA
- a CDS encoding SRPBCC family protein: MSAIAQPPINHQQRLALLAGEIFLETQAHTDWGGALTAKMFLPVERSLVWQRLVDFPQWVQYFPDLVYSQIITNTAKSGYTYRRLYQVAKKSFLFLAVEVEIYLQVREILGEELAFSLEKGSFKDFNANLKVKDWEKGTLLTYSVAATPTIPVPSILIQQAMQLDLPQNLRNMRRVISQVNSR, encoded by the coding sequence ATGAGTGCGATCGCCCAACCACCTATAAATCATCAACAGCGATTAGCATTGCTAGCTGGGGAGATTTTCTTAGAAACTCAGGCTCATACAGACTGGGGTGGGGCACTGACAGCTAAAATGTTTTTACCTGTAGAGCGATCGCTCGTTTGGCAACGTTTAGTTGATTTTCCGCAGTGGGTTCAGTATTTCCCAGATCTTGTCTATTCCCAAATTATTACTAATACTGCTAAATCTGGCTATACCTATAGACGGCTTTACCAAGTCGCTAAAAAAAGCTTTTTGTTCTTGGCTGTAGAAGTCGAGATTTACTTACAGGTGCGGGAAATTCTGGGAGAAGAATTAGCTTTCTCATTAGAAAAAGGCAGTTTTAAAGACTTTAACGCCAATCTCAAGGTTAAAGACTGGGAAAAAGGAACTTTGCTCACCTACTCAGTTGCAGCTACTCCTACTATTCCTGTTCCTTCTATCCTAATTCAGCAAGCCATGCAGCTAGATTTACCCCAAAACCTCAGAAATATGCGTCGGGTAATTTCTCAAGTAAACTCTAGATAA
- a CDS encoding DUF4359 domain-containing protein, translating to MKGLVAIALVGLGLVMVVTNPSSDRYADYAVTQIQDSQNSICPSNISIFGTSLQNECKSFINNNSNQIKQVILQTSDRQNILLFSIYKTDLSVSKLIPNIPSNVAPGYEFETIGAFGHFLTYQAEAK from the coding sequence ATGAAAGGACTGGTAGCTATAGCTTTAGTCGGGTTAGGCTTGGTGATGGTGGTGACAAACCCAAGTAGCGATCGCTATGCTGATTATGCTGTCACTCAAATTCAAGACTCCCAAAACAGTATCTGTCCTAGCAATATCTCAATTTTCGGGACATCACTCCAAAATGAATGTAAATCTTTCATTAACAACAATTCTAACCAAATTAAGCAAGTTATTTTACAGACGAGCGATCGCCAAAATATACTCTTATTTAGTATTTATAAAACTGATTTATCTGTTAGTAAACTAATTCCCAATATTCCCAGCAATGTAGCACCTGGATATGAATTTGAAACTATCGGTGCGTTTGGTCATTTTTTAACCTATCAAGCGGAAGCTAAGTAA
- a CDS encoding pentapeptide repeat-containing protein, whose translation MAEITAEELRRRYEAGERDFRGLDLTEIELRGKFTNADFTGTNFHFAQLRYCIFEGCDLSGVDFRGIHIEDWLQIKQCIFTGLDLSQAVGGSLIFSEGDLRNVRLRRINLFYGSAVNCNLRGVDLSESSWFNLTG comes from the coding sequence ATGGCTGAAATTACTGCTGAGGAACTGCGAAGACGTTACGAGGCTGGGGAAAGAGACTTTAGAGGATTGGATTTGACTGAGATTGAATTGAGGGGCAAATTTACGAATGCTGACTTCACTGGTACTAATTTCCACTTCGCTCAACTCCGATATTGTATTTTTGAAGGATGCGATCTCAGTGGGGTAGATTTTCGTGGGATTCACATTGAAGATTGGCTCCAAATTAAGCAATGTATTTTTACTGGATTGGATTTGAGCCAAGCTGTTGGCGGAAGCCTTATTTTCAGTGAAGGAGACTTGCGAAATGTCAGATTGAGAAGAATTAATCTGTTTTACGGAAGTGCTGTTAACTGCAATTTGCGAGGAGTCGATCTTTCCGAATCCTCTTGGTTCAATCTGACGGGGTGA
- the cobA gene encoding uroporphyrinogen-III C-methyltransferase: MTTSLKPATQPQISDSATCVGKVYLLGAGPGDPGLMTIKGKGLLECADVVVYDALVSPQILLMINPQAEKIHAGKRKGRHSLLQEETTQLLIEKAQTNAIVVRLKGGDPFVFGRGGEEMLDLVNAGVPVEVIPGITAGIAAPAYAGIPVTHRGYSSSVTFVTGHEAAGKYRPQVEWEAIARGSETIVIYMGVHNLPHITSELLAAGMSVDTPVALIRWGTRPDQEELIGTLETIVAQVEETGFSAPAIAIIGQVVNLHSLLSGQL, from the coding sequence ATGACAACCTCCCTCAAACCCGCAACACAACCTCAAATTTCAGATTCAGCTACCTGTGTCGGTAAGGTATATTTATTGGGTGCAGGGCCTGGAGATCCAGGACTGATGACGATTAAGGGTAAAGGATTGCTAGAATGCGCTGATGTCGTAGTTTATGATGCCCTAGTCAGTCCGCAAATTTTGCTGATGATTAACCCTCAAGCTGAGAAAATTCATGCAGGGAAGCGCAAAGGAAGACATTCATTACTACAAGAAGAAACCACTCAACTACTAATTGAAAAAGCTCAAACTAATGCCATTGTAGTTCGCTTGAAAGGAGGAGATCCCTTTGTTTTTGGGCGTGGCGGCGAAGAAATGCTAGATTTAGTCAATGCTGGCGTACCAGTTGAAGTCATTCCTGGAATTACCGCAGGAATCGCTGCGCCCGCTTATGCTGGAATTCCTGTCACTCACAGAGGATACAGTTCATCAGTCACTTTTGTGACTGGACACGAAGCCGCCGGAAAATACCGCCCTCAAGTAGAATGGGAAGCTATAGCCCGTGGTTCAGAAACCATTGTCATCTATATGGGGGTACACAACCTACCTCATATCACTAGCGAACTTTTAGCAGCCGGAATGAGTGTAGATACACCTGTTGCCTTGATTCGTTGGGGGACTAGACCAGATCAAGAAGAATTAATTGGGACATTAGAGACGATTGTGGCGCAAGTAGAAGAAACTGGATTTAGCGCGCCAGCGATCGCGATTATTGGTCAGGTAGTTAACTTACACTCTCTTTTATCTGGTCAACTATAA
- a CDS encoding prohibitin family protein has protein sequence MIKIKHMSKDLKLAIAGVLLILFFFFLNPIVSVGPGERGVVTHFGAVDLKPFAEGLHVIVPIRDRVVLLDVKVQKHEVPAKGSTKDLQDLKAVFAVNFALQPDLIARTYQQQGNLGEIVERIVAPQTQESFKTAVAQFTAEESIIKRPQLKQNFDDILSDRLVKYGIEIYDTSIVDILFSTEFAQAVERKQVAEQESQRAVYIAEKAQQEAQGRINQAKGEAEAQRLLQQSLNKEILRKQELDNQRIAIEKWDGKLPNVNSGAIPFLNLQPEEKEEK, from the coding sequence ATGATTAAAATTAAACATATGAGTAAAGATTTAAAACTAGCGATCGCTGGTGTATTACTAATCCTGTTCTTCTTCTTTTTGAATCCTATCGTTTCAGTTGGGCCAGGAGAACGGGGCGTAGTCACGCATTTTGGGGCTGTGGATCTGAAACCATTTGCAGAAGGGCTACACGTCATTGTACCAATCCGCGATCGCGTGGTGTTGCTTGATGTCAAAGTTCAAAAACATGAAGTTCCAGCTAAAGGATCTACCAAAGACTTACAAGATCTCAAAGCCGTTTTTGCGGTTAACTTTGCACTGCAACCCGACTTAATTGCCCGTACTTACCAACAACAAGGAAATTTAGGCGAGATAGTGGAGCGGATCGTAGCTCCTCAAACCCAAGAATCTTTTAAAACCGCCGTAGCTCAATTTACTGCCGAAGAATCCATCATCAAACGCCCCCAACTCAAGCAGAACTTTGATGATATTTTGAGCGATCGCCTCGTCAAATATGGCATTGAAATCTACGATACTAGTATTGTCGATATCCTGTTTTCCACCGAGTTTGCTCAAGCCGTCGAACGCAAACAGGTAGCAGAACAAGAATCTCAACGAGCCGTCTACATTGCCGAAAAAGCACAACAAGAAGCTCAAGGTAGAATCAACCAAGCCAAAGGAGAAGCTGAAGCCCAGCGCTTATTACAGCAATCTCTCAATAAAGAAATTCTCCGCAAACAAGAACTTGATAACCAACGGATAGCGATTGAAAAATGGGACGGAAAGCTTCCCAATGTTAATTCTGGCGCAATTCCTTTTTTGAACCTGCAACCCGAAGAAAAGGAAGAAAAGTAG
- the coaD gene encoding pantetheine-phosphate adenylyltransferase yields MIAIYPGSFDPITLGHLDIIQRGCRLFDRVIVAVLRNPSKSPLFTVEERIAQIRQSVPHLDNVEVDAFGGLTVEYARIKNAQVILRGLRVLSDFEKELQMAHTNKTLSQEIETVFLATSTEHSFLSSSVVKEIAKFGGSIEHLVPSHVAVEIFRCYAPLPPPPASHPLPLTMD; encoded by the coding sequence GTGATCGCTATCTATCCTGGCAGTTTCGATCCTATTACCCTAGGTCACCTCGATATCATTCAAAGAGGTTGTAGACTCTTCGATCGCGTTATTGTTGCCGTACTCCGCAACCCTAGCAAAAGCCCTTTATTCACCGTCGAAGAACGTATAGCCCAAATTCGCCAATCGGTACCACATCTCGATAATGTAGAGGTTGATGCTTTTGGCGGATTGACAGTAGAATACGCCAGAATCAAAAATGCTCAAGTAATCCTGCGAGGTTTGCGAGTCCTTTCCGATTTTGAGAAAGAACTGCAAATGGCTCATACTAACAAAACTCTTTCCCAGGAAATTGAAACAGTATTTCTAGCCACCTCTACAGAACATAGTTTCTTGAGCAGTAGTGTCGTCAAAGAAATAGCTAAATTTGGTGGCTCTATAGAGCATCTTGTTCCCTCACACGTCGCCGTGGAGATTTTTCGATGTTACGCCCCCCTTCCGCCCCCCCCAGCATCACATCCATTGCCCCTGACGATGGATTAA
- a CDS encoding serine/threonine-protein kinase yields MSYCVNYNCVSPQHPGNGLFCKNCGSKLLLKERYRPLKILGEGGFGRTFVAIDEQKPSQPECVVKQLLMTEKNPALLNKIIELFHRESERLDELGKHPQIPDLLAHFSEDRQLYLVQELIIGSTLEDELKKEGCFREEQIRDLLLKLLTILDFIHKNQVVHRDIKPANIMRRNADRELFLIDFGLAKIIPPTALMKTGTIVGTPEYVAPEQLQGKAIPSSDLYSLGITCIYLMTGISPFQLFDINEHSWVWQHYLPPQTKVSDRLTNILNRLLQPAVKYRYESAEAVLEALNRNPKTSSSTPLKQTNIITPATPKAKTKKGIKLEEVAIDLFKKHVLNLSTNEIVSSQGIDYTKLQNLLARGKWEKADEETQLIMCAAANKSLGKFLLIGDLEKLPLEDLEIIDRLWLKYSKNKFGFTIQSEIYAQVDQDYPSFCAQVGWPVHNPHFLDASLHFNLQAPTGHLPSRRWIGGSQWWCHAEVMAARLVAS; encoded by the coding sequence GTGAGTTACTGCGTTAACTATAATTGTGTATCTCCGCAACATCCAGGAAATGGCTTATTTTGTAAGAACTGCGGCTCTAAATTGTTATTAAAAGAACGCTATCGTCCTTTGAAAATATTAGGTGAAGGAGGTTTTGGTAGGACTTTTGTGGCAATTGATGAGCAGAAACCTTCCCAACCTGAATGTGTTGTCAAACAACTATTAATGACCGAAAAAAATCCGGCTTTATTAAACAAAATTATCGAACTTTTCCACCGAGAATCTGAAAGATTAGATGAGTTAGGTAAACATCCACAAATACCAGATCTTTTAGCTCACTTCAGTGAAGACAGGCAATTATATTTAGTCCAAGAGTTAATTATTGGCTCTACTTTAGAGGATGAACTTAAAAAAGAAGGTTGTTTCAGAGAAGAGCAAATTAGAGATCTTTTACTTAAACTATTAACTATTCTCGATTTTATCCATAAAAATCAAGTCGTTCACCGAGATATTAAACCTGCTAATATTATGCGTCGAAACGCAGATAGAGAACTATTCTTGATAGATTTTGGATTAGCTAAAATCATCCCACCCACAGCACTGATGAAGACTGGAACTATTGTAGGAACTCCAGAATATGTAGCCCCAGAACAATTACAAGGCAAAGCTATTCCTAGTAGCGATCTATATAGTTTGGGCATAACTTGCATTTATTTAATGACAGGAATTTCGCCATTTCAGTTATTTGATATTAACGAGCATAGTTGGGTATGGCAACACTATTTACCACCTCAGACAAAAGTCAGCGATCGCTTAACCAACATTTTAAATCGTCTCCTGCAACCAGCCGTTAAATATCGTTACGAATCGGCTGAAGCTGTTTTAGAAGCACTAAACCGCAATCCCAAAACTTCTAGTTCGACTCCTTTAAAACAGACAAATATTATTACCCCAGCTACCCCAAAAGCTAAGACTAAAAAAGGGATCAAACTTGAAGAAGTTGCCATAGACTTATTCAAAAAACACGTTCTCAACTTGTCAACTAATGAAATTGTTTCCAGTCAAGGGATAGACTACACTAAATTACAGAACTTACTCGCGCGTGGTAAATGGGAAAAAGCTGACGAAGAAACTCAATTAATTATGTGTGCAGCAGCCAACAAATCTTTAGGAAAATTTTTGCTAATTGGCGATCTTGAAAAACTCCCTCTAGAAGATTTAGAAATAATCGATCGCCTTTGGCTGAAATATAGCAAAAACAAATTTGGATTCACCATTCAAAGTGAAATTTACGCACAGGTAGACCAAGATTATCCAAGTTTTTGCGCCCAAGTAGGATGGCCCGTTCACAATCCTCACTTTCTGGATGCTTCATTACATTTTAACCTCCAAGCACCTACAGGGCATCTACCCTCTAGACGGTGGATTGGAGGATCTCAATGGTGGTGTCATGCTGAAGTAATGGCAGCTAGGCTGGTCGCTTCTTAA
- a CDS encoding sirohydrochlorin chelatase: MQLPRYKLESRAILGRKILSTNVSSAYLLVSHGSRDRRPQAAIGEIAQKWQQQMETRSHSTNITDFSRVGSATLELNVLPLHLQIKEFGEQAIAAGYETLEILPLFLLPGVHVMEDIPSEVAQAQTLLPSRLKIKLHPYIGAHPQWKQIFAQQIATLDTPTTILFSHGSRRLQGNQPVEELASELGITPAYWSISPTLNEQVAKLANTGYSQIGIQPYFLFPGGITDAIAQTVTDLQAEYPKIHLQLGQIIDSSAILELLSTN, encoded by the coding sequence ATGCAACTGCCGAGATATAAATTAGAGAGTCGAGCAATTTTGGGCAGAAAAATCTTATCAACCAATGTGTCATCAGCGTACTTATTAGTATCGCATGGGAGTCGCGATCGCAGACCACAAGCAGCTATAGGCGAAATTGCCCAAAAGTGGCAACAGCAGATGGAAACGCGATCGCACTCAACTAATATTACAGACTTTTCCAGAGTTGGATCGGCAACCTTAGAACTAAATGTTTTACCCCTGCATTTACAGATTAAAGAATTTGGAGAACAGGCGATCGCCGCAGGCTATGAAACTTTAGAAATATTGCCCCTATTTTTGCTTCCAGGGGTACACGTCATGGAAGATATTCCCTCTGAAGTAGCTCAAGCCCAAACTTTACTACCTTCGAGATTAAAAATCAAATTACACCCTTATATTGGCGCGCATCCTCAATGGAAACAAATTTTTGCCCAGCAAATCGCTACACTAGATACTCCCACCACAATTTTGTTCTCTCATGGTAGTCGTCGCTTGCAGGGAAATCAACCCGTAGAAGAATTAGCTAGTGAATTAGGGATAACTCCAGCTTACTGGTCAATATCTCCTACTTTAAACGAACAAGTCGCAAAACTCGCTAATACAGGATACAGCCAAATTGGAATTCAGCCTTACTTTTTGTTTCCTGGAGGAATTACAGATGCGATCGCTCAAACCGTCACTGACTTACAAGCTGAATATCCCAAAATCCACCTCCAATTAGGTCAAATTATAGACTCATCAGCCATATTAGAACTTTTATCTACCAACTAG
- a CDS encoding photosystem II S4 domain protein, which produces MLPREELLKGVENRETIARIIDLAEIAFKTWEIEVSDFLSPPELAEVERQFKRLGEVQLVAFGGYPQAERQRVAIARAELPLDSSQVPLAALEVAGNFLFDPASHRDFLGAMLGCGIVREKTGDIIVLGESGAQVIVVPEMVEFLQTFLKQVRSVPVNATLITLTELKVREPRKKELTTVEASLRLDAVASAGFGTSRSKMVDLIDSGDVRVNWKDISQASYTLKSGDLIAIRGKGRLEVGEIMVTKKERYRVQLTRFI; this is translated from the coding sequence ATGTTACCTAGAGAAGAACTGTTAAAAGGAGTAGAAAATCGGGAAACTATCGCCCGAATTATAGATTTGGCTGAAATTGCTTTTAAAACCTGGGAAATAGAAGTTAGTGACTTCTTATCGCCTCCAGAATTAGCAGAAGTTGAGAGACAATTTAAAAGGCTGGGAGAAGTACAACTGGTGGCTTTTGGCGGTTATCCGCAAGCAGAAAGACAAAGAGTTGCTATAGCCCGTGCTGAGTTACCATTAGATAGTTCCCAAGTGCCTCTAGCGGCTTTAGAAGTGGCGGGAAATTTCCTCTTCGATCCTGCTAGCCATCGAGATTTTTTAGGGGCGATGCTGGGCTGTGGAATCGTGCGGGAAAAAACTGGAGATATTATCGTTTTGGGGGAAAGTGGCGCTCAAGTCATCGTTGTACCGGAAATGGTAGAGTTTTTGCAAACTTTTCTCAAGCAGGTGCGTTCTGTCCCCGTCAATGCCACTTTAATTACTCTAACTGAATTAAAAGTTAGAGAACCTCGGAAAAAAGAATTAACCACCGTAGAAGCCTCTTTGAGGTTAGATGCTGTTGCTTCGGCTGGTTTTGGTACTTCTCGCAGTAAAATGGTAGACCTGATCGACTCTGGAGACGTGCGAGTTAACTGGAAAGACATCTCTCAAGCGAGTTACACCCTGAAATCTGGAGATTTAATCGCCATTCGGGGAAAGGGACGGCTGGAAGTCGGAGAAATAATGGTAACTAAAAAAGAACGCTATCGGGTGCAACTAACTCGGTTTATCTAG
- a CDS encoding flavin reductase family protein: MLDEQAKKTLLRKIPHGLYICGVKDGEEVNGFTASWVMQGSFAPPLVINCVKQDSKSHAMIKASGVFALSFLEASQKDLAQKFFKPQRRVGNKFEDIEFYLAPETGCPVITDTLGYVECRVIGATEHGDHTVYVGEVVGAAVHKEGDPLLLESTGWQYGG, encoded by the coding sequence TTGCTAGACGAACAAGCTAAAAAAACCCTATTACGAAAAATCCCCCACGGATTGTATATCTGTGGCGTTAAAGATGGTGAAGAAGTCAACGGCTTTACAGCTAGCTGGGTAATGCAAGGTTCCTTTGCACCTCCCTTAGTCATCAACTGCGTCAAACAAGATTCTAAATCTCATGCCATGATTAAAGCTAGTGGCGTTTTTGCCCTTAGCTTTCTAGAAGCTAGTCAAAAAGACTTGGCGCAGAAATTCTTCAAACCTCAACGCCGAGTGGGAAATAAGTTTGAAGATATCGAATTTTATCTAGCTCCAGAAACAGGTTGCCCCGTTATTACTGATACTTTAGGCTATGTAGAATGCCGGGTCATCGGTGCGACTGAGCATGGAGATCACACCGTATATGTAGGTGAAGTCGTAGGTGCAGCAGTGCATAAAGAAGGAGATCCCTTACTCCTAGAAAGTACTGGTTGGCAATATGGAGGCTGA
- a CDS encoding phenylpyruvate tautomerase MIF-related protein yields MPLIKVQTSISTPETSQIQELLISLSAKLAKHLGKPESYVMTAFESNVPMTFAGSIEPACYLEIKSVGTMSNTQTKAMSQDFCQQINQTLKVPINRIYIEFADAKGYMWGWNGSTFG; encoded by the coding sequence ATGCCTTTGATCAAAGTCCAAACCTCTATTTCCACACCAGAAACTAGCCAAATTCAAGAGTTACTCATAAGTCTTTCTGCTAAGTTAGCCAAACACTTAGGGAAGCCAGAATCCTATGTGATGACTGCTTTTGAATCGAATGTTCCCATGACGTTTGCCGGAAGTATTGAACCAGCTTGCTACCTAGAAATCAAAAGTGTTGGCACTATGAGTAATACTCAAACTAAAGCCATGAGTCAAGATTTTTGCCAGCAGATAAATCAAACGCTGAAGGTGCCAATTAATCGAATCTACATAGAATTTGCTGACGCTAAAGGCTATATGTGGGGGTGGAACGGATCGACTTTTGGTTAG